One part of the Ochotona princeps isolate mOchPri1 chromosome 3, mOchPri1.hap1, whole genome shotgun sequence genome encodes these proteins:
- the CRYAA gene encoding alpha-crystallin A chain codes for MDVTIQHPWFKRALGPFYPSRLFDQFFGEGLFEYDLLPFLSSTISPYYRQSLFRTVLDSGISELMTRMWSVMHRPRAGGPKSNPGKASGRHYRARVRSDRDKFVIFLDVKHFSPEDLTVKVQEDFVEIHGKHSERQDDHGYISREFHRRYRLPSNVDQSALSCSLSADGMLTFSGPKVQSGLDAGHSERAIPVSREEKPSSAPSS; via the exons ATGGACGTCACCATCCAGCATCCCTGGTTCAAGCGGGCCCTGGGACCCTTCTACCCCAGCCGGCTGTTCGACCAGTTCTTCGGTGAGGGCCTTTTTGAGTACGACCTGCTGCCTTTCCTGTCGTCCACCATTAGCCCCTACTACCGCCAGTCCCTCTTCCGCACCGTGCTGGACTCCGGCATCTCCGAG CTCATGACCCGTATGTGGTCGGTCATGCACCGGCCACGTGCTGGAGGCCCCAAGAGCAACCCTGGCAAGGCAAGTGGACGCCACT ACAGAGCAAGG GTACGGTCTGACCGGGACAAGTTCGTCATCTTCCTGGATGTGAAGCACTTCTCGCCCGAGGACCTCACCGTCAAGGTGCAGGAGGACTTCGTGGAGATCCACGGCAAGCACAGTGAGAGACAG GACGACCACGGCTACATCTCCCGTGAGTTCCACCGGCGCTACCGCCTGCCCTCCAACGTGGACCAGTCGGCGCTGTCCTGCTCGCTGTCGGCCGACGGCATGCTCACCTTCTCCGGCCCCAAGGTGCAGTCGGGCCTGGACGCTGGCCACAGCGAGCGAGCCATCCCTGTGTCCCGGGAGGAGAAGCCCAGCTCGGCGCCCTCCTCCTGA